In Myxococcus stipitatus, the following are encoded in one genomic region:
- a CDS encoding VOC family protein, translating to MKLNHIDLQVPDVQCTAAFFERHFGFEHTSNRASPAIAILNDREGLVLVLQRLKRPEEKFPEGFHVGFLVDDVETVLAFHARARAEGLEVSDVVRNNRGTMVYCQAPGGVLVEVNARPRPRLAGEVVE from the coding sequence ATGAAGCTGAATCACATCGACTTGCAGGTCCCCGACGTGCAGTGCACCGCGGCGTTCTTCGAGCGCCACTTCGGGTTCGAGCACACCAGCAATCGCGCCTCCCCGGCCATCGCCATCCTGAATGACCGGGAGGGGTTGGTGCTGGTGCTGCAGCGGCTCAAGCGCCCCGAGGAGAAGTTCCCCGAGGGCTTCCACGTGGGCTTCCTGGTGGACGACGTGGAGACGGTGTTGGCGTTTCACGCGAGGGCCCGGGCGGAGGGGCTGGAGGTCTCGGACGTGGTGCGCAACAACCGAGGGACGATGGTGTACTGCCAGGCGCCGGGCGGGGTGCTGGTGGAGGTGAACGCGCGGCCTCGGCCCCGGTTGGCGGGGGAGGTCGTGGAGTAA
- a CDS encoding EGF domain-containing protein has product MVEQKSPLAGDPYADAVVQGGIILVGSPENAVGPPDGNTANFLGLLGGSLLLDMGAGEEGNGPLRIYYRGLSLSVVAEVEFLRADMSVIISSQVSLIDLGLGIHSALVPYHRTTPYRYVRLRSALLSLYQVDAIEATSMANSAVCGDGELSAGEQCDDANRVAGDGCSPLCVIEPGYTCQGQPSQCVDVNECTNGTAQCSPHAYCTNTPGGYTCTCRPGYSGDGRTCTDIDECANGTANCPPGSQCVNTQGSYQCSPVSCPPPTTRCGNACVDTSCDANNCGGCGNVCGPGRTCTGGVCSGGGGGHGKLQITAMWGRNGDADLVVRTATGKYIYYDNRGPGPSTDYGELDQDASSGLGPENIIWREGYIPPTGLYDICLKAANFSPTPSAANPVPYTVTVKRFSLPDRVFTGVITCADVGAECNPNHPAYIGSVGYPNALEE; this is encoded by the coding sequence GTGGTTGAGCAGAAGTCCCCATTGGCGGGGGACCCGTACGCGGATGCGGTGGTGCAAGGAGGCATCATCCTGGTGGGCAGTCCGGAGAACGCGGTGGGCCCGCCGGATGGGAACACGGCCAACTTCCTGGGGCTGCTGGGCGGCTCGTTGCTGCTGGACATGGGGGCGGGAGAAGAGGGCAACGGTCCGTTGCGCATCTACTACCGGGGCCTGTCGTTGTCGGTGGTGGCGGAGGTGGAGTTCCTGCGCGCGGACATGAGTGTCATCATCTCGTCGCAGGTGAGCCTCATCGACCTGGGGCTGGGGATTCACTCCGCGCTGGTGCCCTATCACCGCACCACGCCGTACCGGTACGTGCGGCTGCGCAGCGCGCTGCTCTCGCTCTATCAGGTGGACGCCATCGAGGCGACGAGCATGGCGAACTCGGCCGTGTGCGGCGATGGGGAGCTGAGCGCGGGTGAGCAGTGCGACGACGCCAACCGCGTGGCCGGCGACGGATGCAGTCCATTATGCGTCATCGAGCCTGGCTATACGTGCCAGGGCCAGCCCAGCCAGTGTGTGGATGTGAATGAGTGCACCAACGGCACGGCGCAGTGCTCGCCTCATGCCTACTGCACGAACACCCCCGGGGGCTACACCTGCACGTGCAGGCCGGGGTACTCAGGCGATGGGCGGACGTGTACGGACATTGACGAGTGCGCCAATGGGACGGCGAACTGCCCTCCGGGGAGCCAGTGTGTGAACACGCAGGGGAGCTACCAGTGCTCGCCGGTGAGCTGCCCGCCGCCCACCACCCGGTGTGGCAACGCGTGTGTGGACACGTCCTGTGATGCGAACAATTGCGGTGGCTGTGGCAATGTCTGTGGTCCGGGCCGGACGTGTACGGGTGGGGTCTGCTCAGGCGGCGGCGGTGGCCACGGGAAGCTGCAAATCACGGCGATGTGGGGCCGCAATGGCGACGCGGACCTGGTGGTCCGGACCGCGACGGGCAAGTACATCTACTACGACAATCGTGGGCCGGGGCCGAGCACCGACTACGGCGAGCTGGACCAGGATGCGTCGAGTGGATTGGGGCCGGAGAACATCATCTGGCGAGAGGGCTACATCCCGCCGACGGGGCTGTATGACATCTGCCTCAAGGCGGCCAACTTCTCGCCGACGCCGAGCGCCGCGAATCCGGTGCCATACACCGTGACGGTGAAGCGGTTCAGCTTACCAGACCGCGTCTTCACGGGCGTCATCACCTGCGCGGATGTCGGGGCGGAGTGCAATCCGAATCACCCCGCGTACATCGGGTCGGTGGGCTACCCGAACGCGCTGGAAGAGTAG